The window GGGTAGACAACGTCGAAGCCGGCCTTCCGGAACAGACGCTCCGCGACCACCGGCAACGGGTCCGGCGTGTCATCGCCACGCTGCGGCCCCATGTTGCGGGTGACGCAGCCCGGGAAGTAGACCACGCGATCTCCCGGCCCGTGGGTCGGGAGCGACGGTTCCGGTTCGAATCTGACCGGGCGCGGCAGCGTCGGCGACCATTTCGGCATGCGTCCGCCCGACAGGCTGCGCATGCTGTCAACGGTGCGTTTCATGACGCGTGTGCCAAGCAGGGCGTGCGCCGCGTCGGCAGTCCCGAGTCCTGCGCGCAGCCCCGTCGTCACCGCCCCGAAATGGTCGGCGATCGATTGACCGACACGGTGGGCGAGCGGGGTTGCGCGCTTCCGGCGCAGCGCGAGAATGAGCTGACCGGTCTCGATGCCCACCGGACAGGCCGTCGCACAGAGACCGCACGCCGCACAGGTGTCGATACCGTGGTAATCGTACAGACCGCGCAGCGCCTCGACGCCGGTGCCGCCGGCGGCCTCGACGCGCGTGATCTCGCGCCAGCCGACGATGCGTTGTCGCGGCGACAGCGTGAGTCCGCGCGACGGGCATTTCGGCTCGCAGAAGCCGCATTCGATGCACTTGTCGACGATCGGGTCGCACGCCGGCATCGGCTTCAGATTCTTGAGATGCGCCTGCGGGTCGTCGTTCAGGATGACGCCCGGGTTGAGTAGGCGCTCCGGATCGAAAAGGTCCTTCAGCGCGCGCATCAGGCCATATGCCTCGGAGCCCCATTCGAGTTCCACGAAGGGCGCGATGTTGCGGCCGGTGCCGTGCTCGGCCTTGAGCGAGCCGTCATACTTCTCCACCACCATGCGGCAGACGGCGTCCATGAAGCGGCGGTAGCGCTCCACCTCGGCCGGATCGTCGAAGCCCTGGGTGAAGACAAAGTGTAGATTGCCCTCCAGCGCGTGGCCGAAGATGATCGCCTCGTGGTAGCCGTGCTCGCGCAGCAGCGCCTGCAGGTCGAGCGTCGCTTCGGCGAGCCGCGGCACCGGAAAGGCGACATCCTCGATCACCACCGTGGTGCCAACCTTGCGCACCGCGCCCACAGACGGGAACATGCCCTTGCGCACACTCCAGTAACGGGCAATCTCGACGGGATCGGCCGTGAAGGCGATCGGCTGGGCCGTCGCGAGCGGGCGCAGCCGTTCCTCGATCTGCGCGATCTGGCGCGCGAGCTCGGCCGCATCCGCGGCGCGCGTCTCGACCAGGATCGCCGCGCCGTCGGGGCCGAGATCCTGAATCCCCGCGGGCAATCCCGGCTTGCCCTGCACCGAGCGCAGCGCCGGCCGATCGGCCAGCTCCACGGCGGACACGGGCGTCGTCTTCAGGAGTTGCACGGCCTCGCAGGCGGTCTTGAGGTCGTGATAGAGGATGAGCGCGCTCGCCTTGTCGGCGTATTCCGGCACCGTGCGGTAAGAGAGCTCGGCGATGAAGCCGAGGGTGCCCTCGGAGCCGATCATCAGGTGCGCCAGGATGTCGAGCGGATCCTCGAAGTCCACCAGCGCGTTCAGGCTGTAGCCGGTGGTGTTCTTCATGCGGAACTTGTGGCGGATGCGTGCGGCCAGCGCCTCGTTCGCCCGCGTCGCGCGGGCCAGCGCATCGAGCCGGGCGACGAATTCCGCCTTGACCGCAAGGAAGTGGGAACGGCTCGCGGGGTCGCGCGTGTCGAGCACGCTCCCGTCGGCCAGGATCACGCGCATGCCGTGCACGGTCTGATAGCTGTTCTGCGCCGTCCCGCAGCACATGCCGCTCGCGTTGTTGGCGGCGATGCCGCCGATCATCGCCGTGTCGATCGACGCCGGGTCCGGCCCGATCTTGCGTCCGAGGGGAGCCAGGCGGCGATTGGCCGCGGCCCCGATCACACCGGGTTGCAGGTGGATCAGTGTGCCGTCGTCGCTGACGCGGATGCGGCGCCAGTTGTCTCCGAGGAGCAGCAGCACCGAGTCGGTCACCGCCTGGCCGGAGAGGCTGGTGCCGGCCGCGCGGAAGGTCACGGGCGCCCGATAGTGGGCACAGAGGGCCAGCATCTTCGCGACCTCGTCCTCGGAGTCGACGACGACGACGAGCTGCGGAATCAGCCGGTAGAAGCTGCCATCGGTGCCCCAGGCCAAGCGTCGCAGGGGGTCGGTGATGAGGCGCGCTGCGGGGATGAAGCTCGCGGCCTCGCGCTGGATCGTCTCGTACGGCGGCAGTTGCATGTCCATCGGAGCCCCCTGACGCTAGAGCGGAGAAGATGAGGCCCCGCCCGTGCAGGCGAGGCCTCCGTTGCCCGATACGGTGCTGCGGCGTCAGCCGCCCACGACCATCAGAGTGAACGGGCTCACGTAAGCCTGCGCCATGATCAGGAGGCCCATCAGCATCGCCAGCGCGAGGCTGTGGAAGAAGACGTAGCGCAGGATGTCACCCTCGTGCCCGTACCAGTTGGTTGCGGTCGAGGCGACGACGATGCTCTGCGCGTCGATCATCTTGCCCATGACACCGCCCGAACTGTTGGCAGCCGCCATCAGCACCGGCGAGATGCCGAGCTGTTCCGCCGAGGTTCGCTGCAGACCGCCGAAAAGAAC is drawn from Betaproteobacteria bacterium and contains these coding sequences:
- a CDS encoding FAD-binding oxidoreductase, coding for MQLPPYETIQREAASFIPAARLITDPLRRLAWGTDGSFYRLIPQLVVVVDSEDEVAKMLALCAHYRAPVTFRAAGTSLSGQAVTDSVLLLLGDNWRRIRVSDDGTLIHLQPGVIGAAANRRLAPLGRKIGPDPASIDTAMIGGIAANNASGMCCGTAQNSYQTVHGMRVILADGSVLDTRDPASRSHFLAVKAEFVARLDALARATRANEALAARIRHKFRMKNTTGYSLNALVDFEDPLDILAHLMIGSEGTLGFIAELSYRTVPEYADKASALILYHDLKTACEAVQLLKTTPVSAVELADRPALRSVQGKPGLPAGIQDLGPDGAAILVETRAADAAELARQIAQIEERLRPLATAQPIAFTADPVEIARYWSVRKGMFPSVGAVRKVGTTVVIEDVAFPVPRLAEATLDLQALLREHGYHEAIIFGHALEGNLHFVFTQGFDDPAEVERYRRFMDAVCRMVVEKYDGSLKAEHGTGRNIAPFVELEWGSEAYGLMRALKDLFDPERLLNPGVILNDDPQAHLKNLKPMPACDPIVDKCIECGFCEPKCPSRGLTLSPRQRIVGWREITRVEAAGGTGVEALRGLYDYHGIDTCAACGLCATACPVGIETGQLILALRRKRATPLAHRVGQSIADHFGAVTTGLRAGLGTADAAHALLGTRVMKRTVDSMRSLSGGRMPKWSPTLPRPVRFEPEPSLPTHGPGDRVVYFPGCVTRNMGPQRGDDTPDPLPVVAERLFRKAGFDVVYPENLGRLCCGQPFDSQGLRSVAENKAKELEAALAAASEGGRYPIVFDTSPCAFTTKRMVEGRLTVLDSVEFLHQHVAPRLDFERTDEPVALHAVCSVRKMGTVEQLA